The following are encoded together in the Corynebacterium jeikeium genome:
- the metS gene encoding methionine/alanine import NSS transporter subunit MetS, with product MTGPAILLMALFIIVIWGGLVAAILMLAKTDDATTGELGSAPGTDNDSLLKVNTSSAAH from the coding sequence ATGACCGGCCCCGCAATTCTCCTGATGGCCCTGTTCATTATCGTGATCTGGGGTGGGCTCGTTGCAGCGATTCTTATGCTTGCGAAAACGGATGACGCCACCACCGGCGAGCTGGGATCCGCACCCGGCACGGACAACGATTCCCTGCTCAAGGTGAACACGTCCTCCGCGGCACATTAA
- a CDS encoding AI-2E family transporter has translation MNSQNPHDRSFPYKDGRDFADFIAGSHRLDTENIPIPGDDRDEERLGHGQFADEPEAAKHPTISPDSPEAELVEDRRAETAPTVVEKGDSYVQERNTARATTGMEKPLDEDHEPDGETETDDRPGLRSHAAKVKKKDKKPAKKSPVDEQLNPELRDRAEVIGTTGRWFAGWCLRFIIIAAALYLGFQVFGKLWAGILPVCLSVIVCTVLWPVVRLLRKLKIPNSLAVLISILGFFALIIGTFAAIAPSAVDQGKTIVNQASDGIGRIQDWLQGPPVNLQESQFNDGVQQITDWLQNKSGDIATSIAAFGTETASLLVTLFVMLVLTFFFLKDGESFLPMLRRVTGRRVGWHLTEVLTRCWNTLGGFIRTQAIVSAIDAIFIGLGLVLLNVPLAGPLAILTFFGGFIPMVGAFVAGALSVLIALVAVDFNTAVMALLLVVAVQQLEGNILQPVLQSRAMNVHPVIILLSVTLGSTLFGIIGAFLAVPCAAMIAVILRYMGDLTDLATGEKTSQDIEFATTAGSLTGEQSERAAQRWQELRKAMMLNSSGKTDPADSTKATTATEDNDDPAEAAADANEGASSLSDKRAQIRGKVQSIYKSLRGNNE, from the coding sequence ATGAACTCCCAGAACCCTCACGACAGGTCCTTTCCCTATAAGGATGGCCGTGACTTTGCAGACTTCATCGCAGGGTCCCATCGACTAGATACGGAAAACATTCCCATCCCGGGGGACGACAGGGACGAAGAACGCCTCGGCCATGGCCAGTTCGCTGACGAACCGGAGGCCGCCAAGCACCCAACAATCAGCCCCGACTCCCCCGAGGCCGAGCTGGTCGAGGATAGGCGAGCAGAAACTGCCCCCACAGTGGTGGAAAAGGGGGACTCCTACGTCCAGGAGCGCAACACCGCCCGCGCCACGACAGGCATGGAGAAGCCACTGGATGAAGATCACGAGCCAGACGGAGAAACGGAAACTGACGATCGTCCTGGGCTTCGCTCGCACGCCGCAAAGGTCAAGAAGAAGGATAAGAAGCCTGCTAAGAAATCTCCTGTCGATGAGCAGCTAAACCCTGAACTACGCGACCGCGCGGAGGTCATCGGCACCACCGGTCGCTGGTTTGCGGGCTGGTGCTTGCGCTTTATCATCATCGCCGCGGCGCTGTACCTGGGATTCCAGGTATTCGGCAAGCTCTGGGCCGGCATTCTGCCGGTCTGCCTGTCGGTGATCGTATGTACCGTGCTGTGGCCGGTCGTGCGCCTGCTCCGCAAGTTGAAGATCCCCAACAGCTTGGCTGTGCTGATCTCTATCCTAGGCTTCTTCGCCCTCATCATCGGCACCTTCGCCGCCATCGCGCCCAGTGCCGTGGACCAGGGTAAGACGATCGTCAACCAGGCCAGCGACGGCATCGGCCGGATCCAGGACTGGCTGCAAGGACCCCCTGTGAATTTGCAGGAAAGCCAGTTCAACGATGGTGTCCAGCAGATCACCGACTGGCTGCAGAACAAGTCCGGCGACATCGCAACGAGCATCGCCGCCTTCGGTACGGAAACCGCTTCCCTGCTGGTCACCCTCTTCGTGATGCTGGTGCTGACGTTCTTCTTCCTGAAGGACGGAGAGAGCTTCCTGCCGATGCTGCGCCGCGTGACGGGCCGCCGCGTCGGCTGGCACCTCACTGAGGTTCTGACTCGTTGCTGGAACACCCTGGGCGGCTTCATCCGCACCCAGGCCATCGTGTCCGCGATCGACGCTATCTTCATCGGCCTGGGCCTCGTGCTGCTGAACGTTCCGCTGGCCGGCCCGCTGGCTATCCTGACGTTCTTCGGCGGCTTCATCCCCATGGTCGGCGCTTTCGTCGCCGGCGCGCTGTCCGTGTTGATCGCACTGGTGGCAGTCGACTTCAACACCGCCGTTATGGCACTGCTCCTGGTCGTTGCCGTCCAGCAGCTGGAAGGCAACATCCTACAGCCGGTGCTGCAGTCCCGCGCGATGAACGTCCACCCTGTCATCATTCTGCTGTCCGTCACCCTGGGCTCCACCCTGTTCGGCATCATCGGTGCCTTCCTGGCAGTGCCCTGCGCCGCTATGATCGCTGTCATCCTGCGATACATGGGCGACCTGACGGACCTCGCCACGGGCGAAAAAACCTCTCAGGATATCGAGTTTGCTACCACCGCGGGTTCTCTCACAGGCGAACAGTCGGAGCGTGCCGCCCAACGCTGGCAGGAGCTGCGCAAGGCCATGATGTTGAATAGCTCCGGCAAGACTGATCCTGCCGATTCCACCAAGGCCACGACTGCAACGGAGGACAATGACGATCCCGCGGAGGCGGCGGCCGACGCGAACGAGGGGGCGTCATCCCTCAGCGACAAGAGAGCACAGATCCGCGGTAAGGTGCAGTCAATCTATAAGTCCCTCCGTGGCAATAACGAGTAG
- a CDS encoding DUF6542 domain-containing protein yields MTESSRHRSNNRSVHRGVRSRGKAEVAHDDSPAHWFPVWAPVLVMLAIVFTGLVLANGDTTIPTLFFGLFAVGMIASTIFVEPRGLFITVASFPLFYLFGSLLIGWFSSGRATIASRKTKVITSIYPAIEHYLWLLIPFLVAVGIAVFRWWNFRESLTRKAAKLEMQRRRRSESDRSNIETYGRAQERSHARSHARRSARSFNDAPSYEPRKRSERTAQRGTRIPRGGDSVPAPYQERAARSLDRDSDRSIDRDEEFLRLGETSSADNSRTSAKRVTRSSEELRENAQRRRIPFPERRMSPKRYLDDERE; encoded by the coding sequence GTGACCGAAAGCAGCCGACACAGAAGCAACAACCGCTCCGTACACCGTGGCGTACGCAGCCGCGGCAAGGCTGAGGTGGCGCATGATGATTCACCGGCGCACTGGTTCCCCGTCTGGGCACCCGTACTGGTGATGCTGGCCATTGTCTTCACCGGCCTAGTGCTCGCCAATGGCGATACCACGATCCCGACTCTTTTCTTCGGCCTCTTCGCCGTAGGAATGATTGCCTCTACCATCTTCGTCGAGCCGCGCGGACTCTTCATCACCGTCGCTTCGTTCCCACTGTTTTACCTGTTCGGATCGCTTTTGATTGGCTGGTTCAGTTCCGGAAGGGCGACAATTGCCAGCCGGAAGACGAAGGTCATCACCTCGATCTACCCCGCCATTGAGCACTACCTGTGGCTACTGATCCCCTTCCTCGTCGCAGTGGGTATTGCGGTTTTCCGCTGGTGGAACTTCCGCGAGTCCCTCACCCGCAAGGCCGCGAAGCTGGAGATGCAGCGCCGCCGTCGCAGCGAATCCGACCGCAGCAATATTGAGACCTACGGTCGCGCACAAGAGCGTTCGCACGCTCGAAGCCACGCGCGCAGAAGTGCTCGTTCTTTTAATGACGCCCCCAGCTACGAACCGCGGAAACGTTCAGAACGAACGGCACAGCGTGGAACCCGCATTCCCCGGGGCGGGGATTCGGTTCCTGCCCCCTATCAGGAGCGCGCCGCCAGGAGCTTGGATAGGGATTCCGACAGGAGCATCGATAGGGACGAGGAATTCCTGCGCCTTGGAGAGACCTCCAGCGCCGACAACTCCCGTACTAGCGCCAAGCGGGTCACCCGAAGCTCTGAGGAGTTACGCGAGAACGCTCAGCGCCGCCGGATCCCCTTCCCGGAGCGGCGCATGTCCCCCAAGCGCTACCTCGACGACGAGCGCGAATAG
- a CDS encoding 4-hydroxy-3-methylbut-2-enyl diphosphate reductase, which produces MGHMTTPTTEATADTKKVYLAAPRGYCAGVDRAVESVEKALEKHGAPLYVRKEIVHNKHVVKTFEDRGVIFVDETSEIPRGSNVVFSAHGVSPAVHEEARQLELKTFDATCPLVTKVHHEVTRFAKQGYQIILIGHHGHEEVEGTAGEAPDVVHLVDGEDDVNALDFPEDTKLVWLSQTTLSVDETMTTVKLLREKFPHIQDPPSDDICYATQNRQVAVKAIAPKVELMIVVGSQNSSNSKRLVEVALQHGTQDAHLVDYAEQVDPAWLDGVTHVGVTSGASVPEILVRGVLELLAEKGYGEVEEVTTATEDLIFSLPRELRPPRTQK; this is translated from the coding sequence ATGGGGCACATGACTACCCCAACTACCGAGGCAACTGCCGACACGAAGAAGGTTTATCTAGCTGCTCCGCGCGGTTATTGCGCCGGAGTCGATCGTGCCGTCGAGTCCGTCGAGAAGGCTTTGGAAAAGCACGGTGCGCCGCTGTACGTGCGTAAGGAAATTGTGCACAACAAGCACGTTGTGAAGACTTTCGAGGATCGCGGCGTGATCTTCGTCGACGAGACCTCGGAGATTCCTCGTGGCTCCAATGTGGTGTTCTCGGCGCACGGTGTATCGCCCGCCGTGCACGAGGAGGCACGCCAGCTCGAGTTGAAGACTTTTGACGCCACGTGCCCGCTCGTCACCAAGGTCCACCACGAGGTCACGCGCTTCGCTAAGCAGGGATACCAGATCATTCTGATCGGCCACCACGGCCACGAAGAGGTCGAGGGCACCGCGGGTGAGGCCCCGGATGTCGTCCACCTGGTCGACGGCGAGGACGACGTGAATGCGCTGGACTTCCCGGAGGATACGAAGCTGGTGTGGCTGTCCCAGACCACCCTGAGCGTGGACGAAACTATGACAACCGTGAAACTGCTGCGCGAGAAGTTCCCGCACATCCAAGATCCGCCGTCCGATGACATCTGCTACGCCACTCAGAACCGTCAGGTCGCGGTCAAGGCCATCGCTCCGAAGGTGGAGCTCATGATCGTGGTTGGTTCGCAGAACTCCTCCAACTCCAAGCGCCTGGTGGAGGTAGCCCTGCAGCACGGAACGCAGGATGCCCATCTGGTGGATTACGCAGAGCAGGTCGATCCCGCTTGGCTGGATGGCGTGACGCACGTCGGCGTAACCTCAGGCGCATCCGTCCCGGAGATCCTCGTTCGCGGTGTGCTGGAGCTGCTGGCGGAGAAGGGCTACGGCGAGGTGGAGGAAGTCACCACCGCCACAGAGGATCTGATCTTCTCCCTGCCACGCGAGCTGCGTCCGCCGCGGACCCAGAAATAA
- the xseA gene encoding exodeoxyribonuclease VII large subunit gives MSVPNSPEAPWAVGQLNDQVKNWIQRLGFIWVEGQVTQVNMKSTWRFSYITLRDVNLEASVSLTVETSALKNLATPVKDGDRIVVHGKPSFYSKRGSFSLWVTEIRQVGIGQLLAQIEQLKKAMFAEGLFDPRLKATLPFLPTTVGLITGRGSAAERDVMEVAKRRWLAVRFRVINTAVQGPKTVPQVVDALHELEQDPAVDVIIVARGGGSVEDLLPFSEEALVREVSRLRTPVVSAIGHEPDNPLLDYVADVRAATPTDAAKTVVPDVVQELRIISEARQRGAGALRNWVSHERKGLAQIRTRPVMADPSLPVTRQKDIIAEALQRKDRALGVHVRSLRSSIESLKAQVNALGPSQTLARGYSIVQVIPRDKSGAQVVTTVDQVDPGSQLRIRVPDGSITAAAMGVQAAPGGVMNRNSNTTDSTGSTDSTENSTGEA, from the coding sequence ATGAGTGTTCCAAACTCCCCTGAAGCCCCGTGGGCGGTCGGGCAGCTAAACGACCAGGTGAAGAACTGGATCCAAAGGTTGGGGTTCATCTGGGTAGAAGGCCAGGTCACGCAGGTAAACATGAAGAGCACCTGGCGGTTTTCCTACATCACTCTGCGCGACGTGAACCTGGAAGCTTCGGTCTCCCTGACCGTGGAGACGAGCGCGCTGAAGAACCTGGCCACTCCGGTGAAAGACGGCGACCGCATTGTCGTGCACGGCAAGCCGTCGTTCTATTCCAAGCGCGGCAGCTTTTCCCTGTGGGTCACGGAAATCCGACAGGTCGGTATCGGCCAGCTGCTCGCGCAGATCGAACAGCTGAAGAAGGCCATGTTCGCCGAGGGACTTTTCGATCCCCGCTTGAAGGCCACCCTGCCCTTCCTGCCCACCACCGTGGGTTTGATTACCGGTCGTGGTTCGGCGGCGGAGCGGGACGTGATGGAGGTGGCCAAGCGCCGCTGGCTCGCAGTGCGCTTTCGGGTGATTAACACAGCAGTCCAAGGCCCGAAGACGGTTCCGCAGGTCGTCGATGCTCTACACGAGCTGGAGCAGGACCCGGCGGTCGACGTAATCATCGTCGCCCGTGGCGGTGGCTCTGTGGAAGATCTGCTGCCGTTTTCCGAAGAAGCACTGGTTCGCGAGGTATCCCGCCTCCGCACCCCGGTGGTTTCGGCCATCGGGCACGAGCCGGACAATCCCCTGCTGGACTACGTGGCCGACGTCCGCGCGGCCACTCCCACAGATGCGGCCAAGACAGTGGTCCCGGATGTGGTTCAGGAGCTGCGAATCATCAGCGAAGCACGCCAGCGCGGCGCCGGTGCCCTGCGTAACTGGGTCTCACACGAGCGTAAGGGGCTGGCGCAGATCCGCACCCGGCCCGTGATGGCGGACCCCAGCCTGCCAGTCACCCGTCAGAAAGACATCATCGCGGAGGCTCTGCAGCGCAAGGATCGCGCGCTCGGCGTGCATGTCCGTTCGCTGCGTTCCTCCATCGAATCGCTGAAGGCGCAGGTCAATGCCCTGGGGCCGTCCCAGACCCTTGCGCGTGGCTATTCCATCGTGCAGGTCATTCCGCGTGACAAATCTGGAGCCCAGGTGGTCACCACGGTGGATCAGGTTGATCCCGGTTCACAGCTGCGCATCCGGGTCCCTGACGGATCCATCACGGCCGCGGCGATGGGTGTACAGGCGGCGCCTGGGGGCGTCATGAATAGAAACAGCAACACCACAGACAGTACCGGCAGCACAGACAGCACCGAGAACAGCACAGGAGAGGCTTAA
- a CDS encoding exodeoxyribonuclease VII small subunit, translated as MANNTSNGTNNTENGEQQKFRPLDQLSYEQARDELVEVVKILELGQMSLDESLNYWERGEELAAYCEDYLNGASKRIEQALQQREARNAEAQGES; from the coding sequence ATGGCGAACAACACCAGCAACGGCACCAACAACACCGAAAACGGCGAGCAGCAGAAGTTTCGCCCACTCGACCAGCTGAGCTACGAGCAGGCACGCGATGAACTGGTGGAGGTTGTGAAGATCCTCGAGCTCGGGCAGATGAGCCTCGACGAGTCGCTGAACTACTGGGAACGCGGCGAGGAGCTGGCCGCATACTGTGAGGACTACCTCAATGGCGCATCCAAGCGCATCGAGCAAGCGCTACAGCAGCGCGAAGCACGCAACGCCGAGGCGCAGGGCGAAAGCTAG
- a CDS encoding DUF4245 domain-containing protein, with the protein MAGVQIQKPRAFQSTKDIVLSLVVLLVAMFLTVGFTGLCSYNPGEADRSGPVQEVDKDTVLQMDARTFDFPIRNPEMPEGWVANSARRVMVGGEPSSLVGWVINGENYISLTQTGADFKAASQPDDSVREETGTETTGDVEWHIFTGDDARPLWVADLGDVRLAIEAMASHEQTRTAAEKIAATQPIDVTDVSDSPDAAGAAAEPSSAETAN; encoded by the coding sequence ATGGCGGGCGTGCAGATTCAAAAACCCCGTGCGTTTCAATCCACCAAGGACATTGTGCTTTCCCTGGTGGTGCTGTTGGTTGCCATGTTCCTGACGGTCGGGTTTACGGGCCTGTGCTCCTATAACCCTGGAGAGGCTGATCGCTCGGGTCCTGTGCAGGAGGTCGACAAGGATACTGTGCTGCAGATGGATGCCCGGACCTTCGACTTCCCGATCCGTAATCCGGAGATGCCGGAAGGCTGGGTGGCCAACTCCGCCCGTCGTGTGATGGTCGGCGGCGAGCCGTCGAGCCTGGTCGGTTGGGTTATTAACGGGGAGAACTACATTTCCTTGACCCAAACCGGTGCCGACTTTAAGGCTGCTTCTCAGCCTGATGATTCCGTGCGGGAAGAGACTGGAACGGAGACCACGGGGGACGTCGAGTGGCACATCTTCACCGGAGACGACGCCCGCCCGCTGTGGGTCGCTGACCTGGGGGATGTGCGCTTGGCTATAGAGGCGATGGCCTCCCACGAGCAGACTCGCACTGCCGCAGAGAAGATTGCTGCGACGCAGCCAATTGACGTCACCGACGTTTCCGACAGTCCCGATGCTGCGGGAGCGGCTGCCGAGCCCAGTAGCGCCGAAACAGCTAACTAG
- the glpX gene encoding class II fructose-bisphosphatase, producing the protein MSTEHIPAVSPNPEAPDRNLAMELVRVTEAAALASGKWVGRGQKESGDGAAVDAMRQMINSVEMDGVVVIGEGEKDEAPMLFNGEQVGTGNGPAVDIAVDPVDGTTLMAEGRPNAISVIAAAERGSMYDPSAVFYMKKIAVGPEAVGKVDIDAPVADNINAVAKAKGTVPGDITVVVLDRPRHEDLIREIREAGAKVRLIGDGDVAGAVATAQDTATNSVDIMMGIGGTPEGVIAAAAMKCMGGEIQGKLWPKDEAERQKALDAGHDLDRVLTTNDLVNSEHCYFVATGVTNGDMVRGVSYHQNSATTRSLVMRSRSGTIRFIESQHQLAKLQSYSVLDYTRN; encoded by the coding sequence ATGTCTACTGAGCACATCCCTGCTGTCTCCCCCAACCCGGAGGCTCCGGATCGCAACCTGGCGATGGAGCTGGTCCGCGTGACCGAAGCCGCCGCCCTCGCCTCCGGCAAGTGGGTTGGCCGTGGACAGAAAGAATCCGGTGACGGCGCAGCCGTGGATGCGATGCGCCAAATGATCAACTCCGTGGAAATGGACGGCGTTGTCGTGATCGGCGAGGGCGAGAAGGACGAAGCCCCCATGCTGTTCAACGGCGAGCAGGTCGGCACCGGCAACGGCCCGGCAGTGGACATCGCCGTCGACCCGGTCGACGGCACCACCCTGATGGCCGAAGGCCGCCCGAACGCCATCTCCGTGATCGCCGCCGCCGAGCGCGGATCCATGTACGACCCGTCTGCTGTGTTCTACATGAAGAAGATCGCCGTTGGCCCGGAGGCCGTGGGCAAGGTGGACATCGACGCTCCGGTCGCTGACAACATCAACGCCGTGGCCAAGGCCAAGGGCACTGTCCCGGGCGACATCACCGTCGTCGTGCTGGACCGCCCACGCCACGAGGATCTGATCCGCGAGATCCGCGAGGCCGGCGCGAAGGTCCGCCTGATTGGCGACGGCGACGTTGCAGGTGCCGTGGCAACCGCCCAGGACACCGCCACCAACTCCGTGGACATCATGATGGGCATCGGCGGCACCCCGGAGGGCGTTATCGCCGCCGCCGCCATGAAGTGCATGGGCGGCGAGATCCAGGGCAAGCTGTGGCCGAAGGACGAGGCTGAACGCCAGAAGGCCCTGGACGCAGGCCACGACCTCGACCGCGTGCTGACCACCAACGACCTGGTGAACTCCGAGCACTGCTACTTCGTCGCCACCGGCGTGACCAACGGCGACATGGTGCGCGGTGTCTCCTACCACCAGAACTCCGCCACCACCCGTTCCCTGGTCATGCGCTCTCGCTCCGGCACGATCCGCTTCATCGAGTCGCAGCACCAGCTGGCGAAGCTGCAGTCCTACTCCGTGCTGGATTACACCCGTAACTAG
- a CDS encoding class II fumarate hydratase translates to MTEQEFRIEHDTMGEVKVPAKALWRAQTQRAVENFPISDRPLESAQIRAMGLLKAACAQVNKDRGLLTDEQADAIISAAKEIADGKHDAEFPIDVFQTGSGTSSNMNTNEVIASIAKNNGVEIHPNDHVNMGQSSNDTFPTATHVAATQAAVNDLIPGLKVLQESLAKKAKEWETVVKSGRTHLMDAVPVTLGQEFSGYARQIEAGIERVEATLPRLGELPIGGTAVGTGLNTPADFGANVTAELVKLTGVEQLREAENHFEAQANRDGLVEFSGAMRTIAVSLNKIANDIRWMGSGPLTGLGEIHLPDLQPGSSIMPGKVNPVLCETATQVAAQVIGNDAAVAFGGSQGAFELNVFIPMMARNVLESAKLLANTARVFAEKLVDGIEPNEERMRTLAESSPSIVTPLNSAIGYEAAAKVAKTALKEGKTIRQTVIDLGFVDGEKLTEEELDKRLDVLAMANTDRDK, encoded by the coding sequence ATGACCGAGCAAGAATTCCGCATTGAACACGACACGATGGGCGAGGTTAAGGTTCCCGCCAAGGCTCTGTGGCGTGCGCAGACGCAGCGCGCGGTGGAGAACTTCCCGATCTCCGATCGCCCGCTGGAGTCCGCCCAGATCCGCGCGATGGGTCTTTTGAAGGCGGCCTGTGCACAGGTGAACAAGGACCGTGGCCTGCTGACCGACGAGCAGGCGGATGCCATTATCTCCGCTGCGAAGGAAATCGCTGACGGCAAGCACGACGCTGAGTTCCCGATCGACGTGTTCCAGACCGGCTCCGGCACCTCTTCCAACATGAACACCAACGAGGTCATCGCCTCCATCGCCAAGAACAATGGCGTGGAGATCCACCCGAATGACCACGTGAACATGGGGCAGTCCTCCAACGACACGTTCCCGACCGCTACCCACGTGGCCGCCACCCAGGCTGCTGTCAATGACCTGATTCCGGGTCTGAAGGTTCTGCAGGAATCCCTGGCTAAGAAGGCCAAGGAGTGGGAGACGGTTGTTAAGTCCGGCCGCACCCACCTGATGGATGCCGTCCCAGTGACCCTGGGCCAGGAGTTCTCCGGCTACGCCCGCCAGATCGAGGCAGGCATCGAGCGCGTTGAGGCCACCCTGCCCCGCCTGGGTGAGCTGCCGATCGGTGGCACTGCAGTCGGCACCGGCCTGAACACTCCGGCTGACTTCGGCGCGAACGTTACCGCCGAGCTGGTGAAGCTGACCGGCGTGGAGCAGCTGCGCGAGGCTGAGAACCACTTTGAGGCACAAGCCAACCGCGATGGCCTGGTTGAGTTCTCCGGTGCTATGCGCACCATCGCTGTCTCCCTGAACAAGATTGCCAACGACATCCGCTGGATGGGCTCCGGCCCGCTGACCGGTCTGGGCGAGATCCACCTGCCGGACCTGCAGCCGGGCTCTTCCATCATGCCGGGCAAGGTCAACCCGGTTCTGTGTGAGACCGCAACCCAGGTTGCTGCACAGGTCATCGGTAACGACGCTGCCGTTGCCTTCGGCGGTTCCCAGGGTGCGTTCGAGCTGAATGTGTTCATCCCGATGATGGCCCGCAACGTGCTGGAGTCTGCGAAGCTGCTGGCCAACACTGCCCGCGTATTCGCGGAGAAGCTGGTCGACGGCATTGAGCCGAACGAGGAGCGTATGCGCACTCTGGCTGAGTCCTCCCCGTCCATCGTTACCCCGCTGAACTCTGCCATTGGCTACGAGGCTGCTGCGAAGGTTGCTAAGACTGCTCTCAAGGAGGGCAAGACCATCCGCCAGACAGTTATCGACCTGGGCTTTGTCGACGGTGAAAAGCTGACCGAGGAGGAGCTGGATAAGCGCCTCGACGTCCTGGCTATGGCAAACACCGACCGCGACAAGTAG
- a CDS encoding IS256-like element IS3506 family transposase, producing MTAAPYSIDPTTYLDDLLAQASPDLMRQMLQGFINQILSAQADTVCGAEYGVVSTERVNHRNGYRHRDLDTRVGTIDVAVPKLRHGAFFPDWLLERRSRAERALSTVIATCYLKGVSTRRMNDLVATLGISSMSKSQVSRMSEELDDMVADFKNRPLDPGGYAFLSCDALTIKVREGGRVVKCSVLLATGVNADGYREMLGMHVATAESNASWKGFFQDLKARGLTGVFLITSDAHEGIQHAISEVLPNASWQRCRTHFAKNLYEKVPKTQWPMVSAMFQTIFQQPDATSTWAQAREVVDLLEPKFPHVAAYLEESLDEVLAFTAVPKPVWTKVWSNNPTERLNREIRRRTDVVGIFPNRESIIRLVGAVLAEQHDDWIQQKRYMSLTALEHTKHLMHHPGEHRDDHHQLTA from the coding sequence ATGACCGCTGCACCGTATTCTATCGACCCGACAACCTATCTGGATGATTTGCTGGCCCAAGCGTCTCCGGATTTGATGCGCCAGATGCTGCAAGGGTTTATCAACCAGATCCTCTCCGCCCAGGCTGACACCGTCTGCGGCGCCGAATACGGGGTTGTATCCACCGAGCGGGTCAACCACCGCAACGGGTATCGCCACCGCGACCTTGACACCCGTGTCGGCACGATCGACGTGGCGGTGCCGAAACTGCGCCACGGCGCGTTCTTCCCAGACTGGCTGTTAGAGCGCCGCTCACGAGCAGAACGAGCCTTATCGACTGTGATCGCCACGTGCTACCTTAAGGGGGTTTCCACCCGCAGGATGAATGATCTGGTGGCTACACTTGGGATTTCCAGCATGTCGAAATCGCAAGTCTCACGCATGTCAGAAGAACTCGACGACATGGTCGCAGACTTCAAAAACCGCCCACTAGACCCCGGCGGGTACGCCTTTTTATCGTGCGATGCGCTCACGATCAAAGTCCGTGAAGGCGGCCGGGTGGTCAAATGCTCAGTGCTGCTTGCCACCGGAGTCAACGCCGACGGGTATCGCGAAATGCTCGGCATGCACGTCGCCACCGCGGAATCCAACGCGTCGTGGAAAGGCTTCTTCCAGGACTTAAAAGCCCGCGGACTTACTGGGGTATTCCTTATCACCAGTGATGCCCACGAAGGCATCCAGCACGCCATTTCCGAAGTGCTGCCCAATGCGTCGTGGCAGCGGTGCCGCACCCATTTCGCGAAGAACCTCTACGAAAAGGTCCCGAAAACACAATGGCCGATGGTCTCTGCGATGTTCCAGACAATCTTCCAGCAACCTGACGCCACATCCACTTGGGCTCAAGCCCGCGAAGTTGTCGACCTACTGGAGCCGAAATTCCCTCACGTCGCGGCGTATTTGGAGGAATCACTCGATGAAGTACTGGCGTTTACCGCAGTGCCGAAACCAGTCTGGACGAAGGTGTGGTCAAACAACCCCACAGAACGGTTAAACCGAGAGATCCGCCGGCGCACCGACGTCGTCGGCATTTTCCCAAACCGTGAATCCATCATCCGGCTTGTCGGTGCGGTCCTAGCCGAGCAACACGACGATTGGATCCAACAAAAACGCTACATGTCACTGACCGCACTCGAACACACCAAGCACCTCATGCACCACCCAGGAGAACATCGTGACGACCACCACCAGCTAACCGCCTAA
- a CDS encoding TetR/AcrR family transcriptional regulator, translating into MTNSNCSDTSDPTSMGLRERKRLETRLRIEDEATRLFLDRSFDGVTLEDVCEAAGISRRTFFNYFSSKEHVAVGKQPPLLTKDDFDKLESFSPAQGSLPQYLYDMLTKKRIEEAKKSDNANLDPELAESIRWRRSQIIERFPSLALSKLVSYEKLRSDLAEAVCKNLESHPGNRSTDMEAMEEAHLIVTAATTVQWAAATSAARRGRTLNSTKDFDIALVGLQKIFSAIEPATPEPTAETTKENRP; encoded by the coding sequence GTGACTAACTCAAACTGCTCAGATACCTCAGACCCCACATCCATGGGACTGCGCGAGCGCAAGCGCCTGGAGACCAGGCTACGAATCGAGGACGAGGCCACCCGCCTCTTCCTCGATCGTTCCTTTGATGGAGTCACTTTGGAAGATGTCTGCGAAGCAGCAGGTATTAGCCGCCGTACCTTTTTCAACTACTTCTCTTCAAAGGAGCACGTTGCGGTCGGTAAACAACCCCCATTGCTCACCAAGGACGACTTCGACAAGCTCGAGAGCTTCTCCCCCGCACAGGGCAGCCTGCCTCAATACCTCTACGACATGCTGACCAAGAAGCGCATCGAGGAGGCCAAAAAATCGGACAATGCCAACCTCGATCCGGAACTTGCGGAGTCGATACGGTGGCGTCGATCCCAAATAATAGAGAGATTCCCCAGCCTGGCACTCTCGAAGCTCGTCAGCTACGAAAAGCTACGCAGCGACCTCGCCGAAGCGGTGTGCAAGAACCTCGAAAGCCATCCGGGCAACCGCAGCACCGACATGGAGGCGATGGAGGAAGCGCACCTCATCGTCACCGCGGCAACAACGGTGCAATGGGCCGCAGCAACCTCAGCCGCACGGCGCGGCAGAACCCTGAACAGCACAAAGGACTTCGACATCGCGCTTGTCGGCCTGCAAAAGATCTTCAGTGCCATCGAACCAGCCACCCCCGAGCCAACAGCAGAAACAACCAAGGAGAACCGCCCATGA